One Mycolicibacterium pulveris genomic region harbors:
- a CDS encoding nitroreductase family deazaflavin-dependent oxidoreductase, whose amino-acid sequence MSDSARIRPPWWLKYVNKVMIGLQKLGILGENGPVVLEVRGRKSGKLRRTPITPMTVDGQRYVLGGLPGSDWTANLRAAGEATLHIGRRSERIRVVELPPDEARPLLREFPIKVPTGVGFMKNAGLVTGPNPDEYEALAGRCPMFRLEIVNA is encoded by the coding sequence ATGTCCGACAGCGCCCGCATCCGGCCGCCGTGGTGGCTGAAGTACGTGAACAAGGTGATGATCGGCCTGCAGAAGCTGGGCATCCTCGGCGAGAACGGACCCGTCGTGCTGGAGGTGCGCGGCCGCAAGAGCGGCAAGTTGCGGCGCACGCCGATCACCCCGATGACGGTCGACGGTCAGCGGTACGTGCTCGGCGGGCTGCCGGGCTCGGACTGGACGGCCAACCTGCGCGCCGCCGGCGAGGCCACCCTGCACATCGGCCGCCGCAGCGAACGGATCCGGGTCGTCGAACTGCCGCCCGACGAAGCGCGTCCCCTGCTGCGCGAGTTTCCGATCAAGGTGCCCACCGGCGTCGGCTTCATGAAGAACGCCGGGCTGGTCACCGGACCCAACCCCGACGAATACGAGGCGCTGGCCGGGCGGTGCCCGATGTTCCGCTTGGAGATTGTAAACGCATGA
- a CDS encoding ABC transporter permease produces the protein MASTFVPPLLAPFVRLYQKATPPIGRLGHMLVFFVRAIAAIPLALRHYRAEFVRLLSDIAWGNGSLVVGGGTAGVAIVLGVTVGALVGIEGYNFLDLLGLGPATGIISSLVNTRELAPIALSLAFATQAGCRFTAQLGSMRIAEEIDALESLAIRPVPYLVTTRLMASVVAVIPLYVVCLAVSYLTTQVVVRVISGGATGSYLHYFTLMLSGQDILYSLLKAIIFVWIATTIQCYYGFYAAGGPEGVGVAAGHAMRASITVVIIVNMLLTMALWNVDSGARFGG, from the coding sequence ATGGCGTCGACTTTCGTACCGCCGCTGCTGGCGCCCTTCGTCCGCCTCTACCAGAAGGCCACCCCGCCGATCGGCCGGCTCGGCCACATGCTGGTGTTCTTCGTCCGCGCGATCGCGGCAATCCCGTTGGCGCTACGGCATTATCGCGCCGAATTCGTGCGTCTGCTGTCCGACATCGCCTGGGGTAACGGCTCTTTGGTGGTGGGCGGCGGTACCGCCGGGGTGGCGATCGTGCTGGGCGTCACCGTCGGTGCGCTCGTCGGCATCGAGGGGTACAACTTCCTCGACCTGCTGGGCCTTGGCCCGGCGACGGGCATCATCTCCTCGCTGGTCAACACCCGCGAGCTGGCCCCGATCGCGTTGTCGCTGGCGTTCGCCACCCAGGCGGGCTGCCGGTTCACCGCACAGCTGGGGTCCATGCGGATCGCCGAGGAGATCGACGCGCTGGAGTCCCTGGCGATCCGCCCGGTGCCGTACCTGGTGACCACCCGGCTGATGGCCTCGGTGGTCGCCGTCATCCCGCTCTACGTCGTGTGCCTGGCGGTCAGTTATCTGACCACCCAAGTGGTGGTGCGCGTCATCAGCGGCGGCGCGACGGGTTCGTATCTGCACTACTTCACGTTGATGCTGTCGGGCCAGGACATCTTGTACTCGTTGCTGAAGGCCATCATCTTCGTGTGGATCGCCACGACGATCCAGTGCTACTACGGCTTTTACGCCGCCGGCGGCCCCGAGGGTGTGGGCGTCGCCGCCGGCCATGCGATGCGGGCCAGCATCACCGTGGTGATCATCGTCAACATGCTGCTCACCATGGCGCTGTGGAACGTCGACTCCGGAGCGAGGTTCGGGGGCTAG
- a CDS encoding MlaE family ABC transporter permease: MARSDSVEVIGDWAGGYVKRHPVAALATAGDQFVLAVRTVQYFFVDLFTGRFQWWEFIRQAAFMAGTAVLPTVLVALPIGVTLSIQFALLAGQVGATSLAGAASGLAVIRQAASLTAAILMAAAVGSAITADLGSRKMREETEAMEVMGVSVIRRLVVPRFAAAIMIGVALTGVVCFVGFLASYLFNVYFQNGAPGSFVATFAAFTTTGDMIVALVKAVIFGAIVAVVSCQKGMSTKGGPTGVANSVNAAVVESILVLMVVNVAISQLYIMLFPRVGL; encoded by the coding sequence ATGGCGCGTAGTGACAGCGTCGAGGTCATCGGCGACTGGGCCGGTGGCTACGTCAAACGTCACCCCGTGGCAGCGCTGGCGACCGCCGGCGACCAGTTCGTGCTCGCGGTGCGCACGGTGCAGTACTTCTTCGTCGATCTTTTCACCGGCCGGTTCCAGTGGTGGGAGTTCATCCGCCAAGCCGCGTTCATGGCGGGCACCGCCGTGCTGCCGACGGTGCTGGTGGCCCTGCCCATCGGAGTCACCCTGTCGATTCAGTTCGCATTGCTCGCCGGCCAGGTCGGCGCCACGTCACTGGCAGGCGCGGCCAGCGGTCTGGCGGTGATCCGTCAGGCCGCCTCACTGACCGCGGCGATCCTGATGGCCGCCGCCGTCGGTTCGGCGATCACAGCGGATCTCGGTTCCCGCAAGATGCGCGAGGAGACCGAGGCGATGGAGGTGATGGGTGTTTCCGTGATCCGGCGCCTGGTGGTGCCCAGGTTCGCCGCGGCCATCATGATCGGCGTGGCGCTCACCGGCGTGGTGTGCTTCGTCGGCTTTCTGGCCAGCTACCTGTTCAACGTGTACTTCCAAAACGGTGCCCCGGGCAGCTTCGTCGCCACCTTCGCCGCGTTCACCACCACCGGGGACATGATCGTGGCGCTGGTCAAGGCCGTCATCTTCGGGGCGATCGTCGCGGTGGTGTCCTGCCAGAAGGGGATGTCGACCAAGGGCGGGCCGACCGGGGTGGCGAACTCGGTGAACGCCGCGGTGGTCGAGTCGATTCTCGTTCTCATGGTCGTCAACGTCGCGATCAGCCAGCTCTACATCATGTTGTTCCCCCGGGTCGGGCTCTGA
- a CDS encoding SDR family oxidoreductase: protein MSKSPLRRFSEQVVLATMRPPVAPQLVMLRPDLADVELSGKRVLITGASSGIGEAAAEKFARRGATVVVAARRQELLDAVVARITKAGGTATAHACDLADMDAVDALVAKVEHDLGGVDILINNAGRSIRRPLSQSLERWHDVERTMTLNYYSPLRLIRGFGPGMRERGDGHIINVSTWGVLSEAAPLFSVYNASKAALSTVSRVIETEWSHCGVHSTTLYYPLVATPMIEPTKEYDGAPALTAPEAADWMILAARKRPVRIAPRIAMTARALDTVAPNWLNALMKRQRVQP from the coding sequence GTGAGTAAGAGCCCGCTGCGGCGGTTTAGCGAGCAGGTCGTGCTGGCGACCATGCGCCCGCCGGTGGCGCCGCAGCTGGTCATGCTCCGGCCGGACCTGGCCGACGTCGAGCTGAGCGGCAAACGCGTGCTGATCACCGGGGCGTCGTCGGGCATCGGCGAGGCCGCCGCGGAGAAGTTCGCCCGGCGCGGCGCGACGGTGGTGGTGGCCGCGCGGCGCCAGGAGCTGCTCGACGCCGTGGTGGCGAGGATCACCAAGGCCGGCGGGACCGCGACGGCACACGCCTGCGACCTGGCCGACATGGACGCGGTCGACGCGCTGGTGGCCAAGGTCGAGCACGACCTCGGCGGCGTGGACATCCTGATCAACAACGCCGGCCGGTCGATCCGCCGGCCACTATCCCAATCGCTGGAGCGCTGGCACGACGTCGAACGCACGATGACGCTGAACTACTACTCGCCACTGCGGCTGATCCGCGGGTTCGGCCCCGGGATGCGCGAGCGCGGCGACGGCCACATCATCAACGTGTCGACGTGGGGGGTGCTCAGCGAGGCCGCGCCGCTGTTCTCGGTGTACAACGCGTCCAAGGCGGCGCTGTCGACGGTGAGCAGGGTCATCGAGACCGAGTGGTCTCATTGCGGCGTGCACTCCACGACGCTGTACTACCCGCTGGTCGCCACCCCGATGATCGAGCCGACCAAGGAGTACGACGGCGCGCCCGCGCTCACCGCGCCCGAGGCGGCCGACTGGATGATCCTCGCCGCGCGCAAGCGGCCGGTACGGATCGCGCCGCGGATCGCGATGACGGCCAGGGCGTTGGACACCGTCGCCCCCAACTGGCTCAACGCGCTGATGAAGCGCCAGCGAGTTCAGCCCTGA
- a CDS encoding MlaD family protein: MANSFDLDGRGPNDRQLLVGGLVVLLVLGVISTALLVKSTGRLDPFVRVVADLVNVGDGLPQRSDVKYHGVLVGTVDSVTPAADGNPNYVHINLDPHYARSIPANVTARVVPSNVFAVSSVQLVDNGDGPPIRAGAHIPEDTELPTVLFQTTISKLRDILAATGRGREDKTIGILAAINEATEDRRTELLAAGAQLDRLIDDVDAIVATGPDSTTVSALTDAAVGLQQTTPELFDALQKAVQPMQVLVEQRAQLDTLVNGGIHTMNTTHTALNNHTDRMVKISSELTPVVGNLADTSRHWVPAFVKLNELSDKFFDEVWMHDRDIGNMRVNLSFTPTYTYTRADCPQYGELKGPSCYTAPLVPVRPPLPDTLLPQNYQPPKDLAPPPGTVLGENGNLVAVGPPLVNPYPNLADPNPPLPPGVSPSPPVPGSANPALEPTPQPPVIQSPPAPVAPKPWDPPAPPAGPVAPQPSGPLPAEAAPAPVITPAQPAPAITPAQPAAFGGNVGPVGSRQERNQLSVITGQPATTATQLLLGPVARGTTVSLDQEAR; this comes from the coding sequence GTGGCGAATTCCTTCGACCTGGACGGGCGCGGCCCCAACGACCGGCAGCTGCTGGTCGGCGGGCTCGTGGTTCTCCTTGTGCTAGGGGTGATTTCGACGGCCCTGCTGGTCAAGTCGACCGGGCGGCTCGATCCGTTCGTCCGGGTCGTCGCGGACCTCGTCAACGTCGGTGACGGCCTGCCCCAGCGGTCGGATGTCAAGTACCACGGCGTGCTGGTCGGCACGGTCGACAGCGTCACCCCGGCCGCGGACGGCAACCCGAACTACGTCCACATCAACCTGGACCCGCATTACGCCCGCTCGATACCGGCCAACGTCACCGCGCGGGTGGTGCCCAGCAACGTGTTCGCGGTGTCGTCGGTGCAGCTGGTCGACAACGGCGACGGGCCGCCGATCCGTGCGGGCGCGCACATTCCGGAGGACACCGAGCTGCCGACCGTGTTGTTCCAGACGACGATCAGCAAGCTGCGCGACATCCTGGCCGCCACCGGGCGGGGTCGCGAAGACAAAACCATCGGCATCCTGGCCGCGATCAACGAGGCCACCGAGGACCGCCGCACCGAGTTGCTGGCCGCCGGCGCCCAACTGGACCGGCTCATCGATGATGTCGACGCGATTGTGGCCACCGGGCCGGACTCGACGACGGTGTCGGCGCTCACCGATGCGGCCGTCGGACTGCAGCAGACCACACCGGAACTGTTCGACGCGCTGCAGAAGGCGGTGCAACCGATGCAGGTGCTGGTCGAGCAGCGGGCCCAGCTCGACACGCTGGTCAACGGCGGTATCCACACCATGAACACCACTCACACCGCGCTGAACAACCACACCGACCGAATGGTCAAGATCAGCTCGGAGCTGACCCCGGTGGTCGGCAACCTGGCGGATACCTCGCGCCACTGGGTGCCGGCCTTCGTCAAGCTGAACGAGCTGTCCGACAAGTTCTTCGACGAGGTGTGGATGCATGACCGCGACATCGGCAACATGCGGGTGAACCTGTCGTTCACGCCGACCTACACCTATACCCGTGCCGATTGCCCGCAGTACGGCGAACTCAAGGGCCCGAGCTGTTACACCGCGCCATTGGTTCCGGTGCGGCCGCCCCTCCCGGATACGCTGCTACCACAGAACTATCAGCCTCCGAAGGACCTGGCGCCCCCGCCCGGCACGGTATTGGGGGAGAACGGCAACCTGGTTGCCGTCGGGCCACCGCTGGTCAACCCGTACCCAAACCTGGCTGATCCGAATCCACCTCTGCCACCGGGAGTTTCGCCGTCGCCACCGGTACCCGGATCGGCCAACCCGGCGCTGGAACCAACGCCACAGCCGCCGGTGATCCAATCCCCACCGGCACCGGTCGCGCCCAAACCATGGGATCCGCCAGCCCCACCTGCCGGGCCGGTAGCTCCGCAGCCATCCGGTCCGTTGCCCGCCGAAGCCGCGCCGGCTCCTGTTATAACGCCGGCTCAGCCGGCTCCTGCTATAACGCCGGCTCAGCCGGCGGCCTTCGGCGGGAACGTCGGACCCGTTGGTAGCCGACAGGAACGCAACCAGCTGTCCGTCATCACCGGCCAGCCGGCCACCACGGCGACCCAGTTGCTGCTCGGACCGGTAGCCCGTGGCACGACCGTCTCGCTTGACCAGGAGGCCCGATGA
- a CDS encoding 1,4-dihydroxy-2-naphthoyl-CoA synthase, with protein sequence MSDNPFDPSLWQPVAGFELTDLTYHRHMLDGKPQPTVRVAFDRPEVRNAFRPHTVDELYRVLDHARMSSDVGVVLLTGNGPSPKDGGWAFCSGGDQRIRGRSGYQYASGETADTVDPARAGRLHILEVQRLIRFMPKPVICLVNGWAAGGGHSLHAVCDLTLASREHARFKQTDADVGSFDGGYGSAYLAKQVGQKFAREIFFLGRPYTAEQMHAMGAVNAVIDHQDLETVALEWAEQINGKSPQAIRMLKYAFNLTDDGLVGQQLFAGEATRLAYMTDEAVEGRDAFLEKRDPDWSPFPRYF encoded by the coding sequence ATGAGCGACAACCCCTTTGACCCGTCACTGTGGCAGCCCGTCGCCGGGTTCGAGCTGACCGACCTCACCTATCACCGTCACATGCTCGACGGGAAACCGCAGCCGACGGTGCGGGTGGCGTTCGACCGGCCCGAGGTGCGCAACGCGTTCCGGCCGCACACCGTCGACGAGTTGTACCGGGTGCTCGACCACGCCCGGATGTCGTCGGACGTCGGGGTGGTGCTGCTGACCGGTAACGGCCCGTCGCCCAAGGACGGCGGCTGGGCGTTCTGCTCGGGCGGCGACCAACGCATCCGCGGCCGCAGCGGCTACCAGTACGCGTCGGGTGAGACGGCCGACACGGTGGATCCGGCGCGGGCGGGCCGGCTGCACATCCTCGAGGTGCAGCGGCTGATCCGGTTCATGCCCAAACCGGTGATCTGCCTGGTCAACGGCTGGGCGGCCGGGGGCGGGCACAGCCTGCACGCGGTGTGCGACCTGACGCTCGCCAGCCGCGAGCATGCCCGGTTCAAGCAGACCGACGCCGACGTCGGCAGCTTCGACGGCGGGTATGGCAGCGCCTACCTGGCCAAACAGGTGGGCCAGAAGTTCGCCCGCGAGATCTTCTTCCTGGGCCGCCCGTACACCGCCGAGCAGATGCACGCCATGGGCGCGGTCAACGCGGTCATCGACCACCAGGACCTGGAGACCGTGGCGCTGGAATGGGCCGAGCAGATCAACGGCAAGTCGCCGCAGGCCATCCGCATGCTCAAGTACGCGTTCAACCTCACCGACGACGGTCTGGTGGGCCAGCAGCTGTTCGCCGGGGAGGCCACCCGGCTGGCGTACATGACCGATGAGGCGGTCGAGGGCCGCGACGCGTTCCTGGAGAAGCGCGACCCCGACTGGAGCCCGTTTCCGCGCTACTTCTGA
- the fadD8 gene encoding fatty-acid--CoA ligase FadD8, with protein sequence MVNSSHERSSVDLLRHPLHSGHLTVGALKRNKDKPVLFLGDTTLTGGELADRISQYIQAFEALGAGSGTAVGLLSLNRPEVLMIIGAGQTQGYRRTALHPLGSLDDHAYVLDDAGVSSLIIDPVPMFVERAIGLLEKVPSLKQILTIGPVPQALTGVAVDLTAEAEKYPPRPLAAADLPPDHIGGMAYTGGTTGKPKGVIGTVQSITTMTTIQLAEWEWPEHPKFLMCTPLSHAGAAFFVPTIVKGGEMVVLSKFDPAEVLRVIEEQRITATMLVPSMIYALLDHPDSHTRDLSSLETVYYGASAMNPVRLAEAIRRFGPIFAQYYGQSEAPMVITYLAKGDHDEKRLTSCGRPTLFARVALLDSDGNPVPQGEVGEICVSGPLVSGGYWNKPEATAETFRDGWMHTGDLAREDSDGFYYIVDRTKDMIVTGGFNVFPREVEDVVAEHPSVAQVCVIGTPDEKWGEAVTAVVVLRPEAERSEEAIARMTAEIQAAVKERKGSVQSPKQVIVVDSVPVTALGKPDKKAVRAQFWKDADRAVG encoded by the coding sequence ATGGTTAACTCCTCGCACGAGCGCTCGTCGGTAGACCTGTTGCGTCACCCCCTGCACTCCGGACACCTCACCGTGGGCGCGCTGAAGCGGAACAAGGACAAACCGGTGCTGTTCCTCGGGGACACCACGCTGACCGGCGGCGAGCTCGCCGACCGCATCAGCCAGTACATCCAGGCGTTCGAGGCGCTGGGCGCGGGCAGCGGAACGGCGGTGGGCCTGCTGTCGCTGAACCGCCCCGAGGTGCTGATGATCATCGGCGCCGGCCAGACCCAGGGCTACCGTCGCACCGCACTACATCCTCTCGGTTCGCTGGACGACCACGCCTACGTGCTCGACGACGCCGGCGTCTCGTCGCTGATCATCGACCCGGTGCCGATGTTCGTCGAGCGCGCGATCGGGCTGTTGGAGAAGGTGCCGTCGCTCAAACAGATCCTGACGATCGGTCCGGTGCCGCAGGCGCTGACGGGCGTCGCGGTGGACCTGACCGCCGAGGCCGAGAAGTACCCGCCGCGCCCGCTGGCCGCGGCGGATCTGCCGCCGGATCACATCGGCGGGATGGCCTACACCGGCGGCACCACGGGCAAGCCCAAGGGCGTGATCGGCACGGTGCAGTCGATCACCACAATGACGACGATCCAGCTGGCCGAGTGGGAATGGCCCGAGCACCCGAAATTCCTGATGTGCACGCCGCTTTCGCACGCCGGGGCGGCGTTTTTCGTGCCGACCATCGTCAAGGGCGGCGAAATGGTGGTGCTGTCCAAGTTCGACCCGGCCGAGGTGCTGCGGGTGATCGAGGAGCAGCGCATCACCGCCACCATGCTGGTGCCGTCGATGATCTACGCGTTGCTGGACCACCCGGATTCGCACACCCGCGACCTGTCCTCGCTCGAGACGGTGTACTACGGTGCGTCGGCGATGAACCCGGTGCGCCTGGCCGAGGCGATCCGCCGCTTCGGGCCGATCTTCGCCCAGTACTACGGCCAGTCCGAGGCCCCGATGGTGATCACGTATCTGGCCAAGGGCGACCACGACGAGAAGCGGTTGACCTCCTGCGGGCGCCCGACGCTGTTCGCGCGGGTGGCGCTGCTGGACTCCGACGGCAACCCGGTGCCCCAAGGTGAGGTCGGCGAGATCTGCGTGTCGGGCCCGCTGGTGTCCGGTGGCTACTGGAACAAGCCCGAGGCCACCGCGGAGACTTTTCGTGACGGCTGGATGCACACCGGCGATCTGGCCCGCGAGGACTCCGACGGCTTCTACTACATCGTCGACCGGACCAAGGACATGATCGTCACCGGCGGGTTCAACGTGTTTCCGCGCGAGGTGGAAGACGTTGTGGCCGAACATCCTTCGGTCGCACAGGTGTGCGTGATCGGCACGCCGGACGAGAAGTGGGGCGAGGCGGTGACGGCGGTGGTGGTGCTGCGGCCCGAGGCCGAGCGGTCCGAGGAGGCGATCGCGCGGATGACCGCCGAGATCCAGGCCGCGGTCAAGGAGCGCAAGGGTTCGGTGCAGTCGCCCAAGCAGGTGATCGTGGTCGACTCGGTGCCGGTGACTGCGCTGGGCAAGCCCGACAAGAAGGCGGTGCGCGCACAATTCTGGAAGGACGCCGACCGCGCCGTCGGCTGA
- a CDS encoding nucleoside/nucleotide kinase family protein, producing MAPLPPDLAARVAGRLDRQHRCLLGITGAPGAGKSTLAEDVEAAFDGAVYVPADGFHLADAELTRLGRLDRKGAIDTFDGYGYLSLLQRIRAEPPHTVYAPAFHRDLEQPIAGSIPVAPDARLVVTEGNYLLDDDEPWPAVRAMLDEVWFLDVDPAERRRRLIKRHVQFGKTAEQARSWVHAVDEPNADRIEAGRHKADLIV from the coding sequence ATGGCGCCGTTGCCGCCCGACCTCGCGGCGCGCGTGGCGGGTCGTCTTGATCGGCAACACCGGTGTCTGCTCGGGATCACCGGCGCGCCGGGTGCGGGCAAGTCGACGCTCGCCGAGGACGTCGAGGCGGCGTTCGACGGTGCCGTGTATGTGCCCGCGGACGGTTTTCATCTCGCCGACGCCGAGTTGACGCGGCTGGGCCGGCTCGATCGCAAGGGCGCGATCGACACCTTCGACGGATACGGCTATCTGAGCCTGCTGCAACGGATTCGGGCAGAGCCGCCGCACACCGTGTACGCGCCGGCGTTTCACCGTGACCTCGAGCAGCCGATCGCGGGCAGCATCCCCGTCGCACCCGATGCGCGGTTGGTCGTCACCGAGGGCAACTACCTCCTCGACGACGACGAGCCGTGGCCTGCCGTGCGCGCGATGCTCGATGAGGTGTGGTTCCTCGATGTCGACCCCGCCGAGCGTCGCCGCCGACTTATCAAGCGGCACGTGCAGTTCGGTAAGACAGCGGAACAGGCGCGGTCCTGGGTCCACGCGGTCGACGAACCCAACGCCGACCGGATCGAGGCGGGCCGACACAAAGCCGACCTCATCGTGTAG
- a CDS encoding nitroreductase/quinone reductase family protein, which produces MNRLVMVLLRLGIPISRREEPVVLTVRGRRSGKPRSTPITPMAVDGVRYVVNGYPGADWVANVRAAAGDATLTRGRRREHVRMVELSAGEARPVLREFRTQVAVGVDLMKRAGILQTGSTEELEGMAGRLPVFRIEPVT; this is translated from the coding sequence ATGAACAGGCTCGTCATGGTGTTGCTGCGGCTCGGGATCCCGATCTCGCGGCGCGAGGAACCGGTGGTGCTGACGGTGCGAGGCCGCAGGTCGGGCAAGCCACGTTCGACCCCGATCACGCCGATGGCCGTCGACGGTGTCCGCTACGTCGTCAACGGCTACCCGGGCGCGGACTGGGTCGCCAACGTGCGCGCGGCCGCCGGGGACGCCACCCTGACCAGGGGCCGACGCCGCGAGCACGTCCGGATGGTCGAGCTGAGCGCCGGCGAAGCCCGACCGGTGTTGCGGGAGTTCCGGACCCAGGTGGCCGTGGGCGTCGACCTGATGAAGCGTGCGGGCATCCTGCAAACCGGATCCACCGAGGAACTCGAGGGCATGGCCGGGCGCCTGCCGGTGTTCCGCATCGAGCCGGTCACGTAG
- a CDS encoding ribosome modulation factor, with protein sequence MAHRLVTAYREGRKAFPHTLVNPYAGIGDRVVARMWRLGWQRAAEENRGIPSERERIARLAAEIDALLD encoded by the coding sequence ATGGCGCATCGACTGGTTACTGCTTACCGGGAGGGACGCAAAGCGTTCCCACACACGCTGGTCAACCCGTATGCGGGCATCGGTGACCGCGTGGTGGCGCGGATGTGGCGGCTGGGCTGGCAGCGCGCCGCGGAGGAGAACCGGGGGATCCCCAGCGAACGGGAGCGTATCGCGCGTCTGGCCGCGGAGATCGACGCGCTGCTGGACTGA
- a CDS encoding MCE family protein — MKYRGALIGLSLFMVVAITLTWLVYVTLRRDVAGRTVPYAAMFTDVFGLREGDDVRMAGVRVGRVESIELQGKHAKVSFVVQSDQQVLGTTVASVTYQNIVGQRYLGLSLGNLGDPGPLKPGSVIPVERTDPSFDVGRLLNGYEPLFSVLDPKHADNLTKGVIQSLQGDKGSITALVDQTSQLTESFAGQDEQLGEVITDLNVVVANLARHNDDLDHIIGEARTVVSTFDARRPELVASMSSIAKVVRQLSTISDEVYPSLKEMVTREPGFAAHMVGLENQLAFTGANLPLLLKGFARITSEGSFANAYACDLNIQGFFPGLNDVVPIIVDAATPGNKARYTPKCRNMANG; from the coding sequence ATGAAGTACCGCGGAGCGCTGATCGGCCTGTCGCTGTTCATGGTGGTCGCGATCACGCTGACCTGGCTGGTGTACGTCACGCTGCGTCGAGACGTGGCCGGCCGGACCGTGCCCTATGCCGCGATGTTCACCGATGTGTTCGGGTTGCGTGAGGGCGACGACGTGCGGATGGCCGGTGTGCGGGTGGGCCGGGTGGAAAGCATTGAGCTGCAAGGCAAACACGCCAAGGTGTCCTTCGTGGTGCAAAGCGACCAGCAGGTGCTGGGCACCACCGTTGCCTCGGTCACCTACCAGAACATCGTCGGCCAGCGATATCTCGGTCTGTCGCTGGGCAATCTCGGTGACCCGGGCCCGCTGAAGCCCGGCAGCGTCATCCCCGTCGAGCGCACCGACCCGTCGTTCGATGTCGGCCGGCTGCTCAACGGGTACGAGCCACTGTTCAGCGTTCTCGACCCCAAGCACGCCGACAACTTGACCAAGGGTGTCATCCAATCGCTGCAGGGCGACAAGGGGTCCATCACCGCCCTGGTGGACCAGACCAGCCAGCTCACCGAGTCGTTCGCCGGTCAGGACGAGCAACTCGGTGAGGTGATCACTGACCTGAACGTCGTGGTGGCCAACCTCGCCCGGCACAACGACGACCTCGACCACATCATCGGCGAAGCCCGCACGGTGGTGTCGACCTTCGACGCGCGACGCCCCGAATTGGTGGCGTCGATGAGTTCGATCGCGAAGGTGGTGCGGCAATTGTCGACGATCTCCGACGAGGTGTACCCGTCGCTGAAGGAAATGGTCACCCGCGAACCGGGGTTCGCGGCGCACATGGTCGGTCTGGAGAACCAGCTGGCATTTACCGGCGCCAACCTCCCGTTGCTGCTGAAGGGCTTTGCACGCATCACCAGCGAAGGCTCCTTCGCCAACGCCTACGCATGTGACCTGAATATCCAAGGATTCTTCCCCGGCCTCAACGACGTGGTGCCGATCATCGTGGACGCCGCCACCCCCGGCAACAAGGCGCGTTACACCCCGAAGTGCAGGAACATGGCCAATGGCTGA